A part of Bacillus thuringiensis genomic DNA contains:
- a CDS encoding acetylornithine deacetylase yields the protein MNQEVSQLLEQIDLRKNDLLELTKNLIRFETPAPPARNTNEAQEFVADFLRKRNFNVDKWDVYPNDPNVVGVKKGIESDTHKSLIINGHMDVAEVSADEAWETHPFDPFIKDGWLVGRGAADMKGGLAGALFAIQILQEAGIELPGDLIFQSVIGEEVGEAGTLQCCKRGYDADFAVVVDTSDLHMQGQGGVITGWITVKSPQTFHDATRRQMIHAGGRLFGASAIEKMMKIVQSLQELERHWAVMKTYEGYPSGTTTINPAVIEGGRHAAFIADECRLWITVHFYPNETHEQIVQEIEAYIGKVAAADPWLSENPPQFKWGGESMIVDRGEIFPSLEVDSEHAAVKTLCSVHESILSKHAILDMSATVTDGGWFSEFHIPAVIYGPGTLEEAHSINEKVEVEQLIEFTKVITAFIYEWCHTKK from the coding sequence ATGAATCAAGAAGTTTCACAGCTATTAGAACAGATTGATCTACGAAAGAATGATCTACTAGAGCTTACAAAGAATTTAATCCGTTTTGAAACACCAGCACCGCCGGCGAGAAACACAAATGAGGCACAAGAATTTGTTGCGGATTTTCTAAGAAAACGAAATTTTAATGTTGATAAATGGGATGTATATCCGAATGACCCGAACGTTGTTGGGGTGAAAAAAGGAATAGAAAGTGACACACATAAAAGTCTTATTATTAACGGACATATGGATGTAGCTGAAGTGTCAGCAGATGAGGCGTGGGAGACTCATCCGTTTGATCCGTTTATAAAAGATGGTTGGCTAGTTGGACGTGGTGCGGCAGATATGAAAGGTGGACTGGCTGGAGCGCTATTTGCTATTCAGATTTTACAAGAAGCAGGCATTGAATTACCTGGAGATTTAATCTTTCAATCAGTAATTGGGGAAGAAGTTGGAGAGGCAGGTACACTTCAATGCTGCAAAAGAGGTTATGATGCTGATTTTGCAGTCGTAGTGGATACGAGTGATTTACATATGCAAGGACAGGGCGGCGTAATTACTGGATGGATTACTGTGAAAAGCCCCCAGACGTTTCATGATGCAACACGCAGGCAAATGATTCATGCTGGAGGACGTTTATTCGGAGCGAGTGCGATTGAAAAAATGATGAAAATCGTGCAAAGTTTACAAGAATTAGAGCGTCATTGGGCAGTGATGAAAACATATGAAGGTTATCCATCTGGAACAACAACAATTAACCCAGCTGTTATTGAAGGCGGACGGCATGCAGCGTTTATTGCGGACGAGTGCCGGTTATGGATAACAGTGCACTTTTATCCGAATGAAACACATGAACAAATCGTACAAGAAATTGAAGCGTATATTGGGAAAGTAGCGGCTGCCGACCCATGGTTAAGTGAAAATCCACCACAATTTAAGTGGGGTGGAGAATCAATGATTGTGGATCGTGGCGAAATTTTCCCTTCTTTAGAAGTAGATAGTGAACATGCAGCAGTAAAAACTCTTTGCTCAGTACATGAATCAATTCTATCTAAACATGCAATTTTAGATATGTCTGCAACGGTAACGGATGGTGGTTGGTTTAGTGAATTTCATATTCCGGCTGTTATTTACGGACCAGGTACATTAGAAGAAGCGCATTCAATAAATGAGAAAGTTGAAGTAGAACAGTTAATTGAATTTACAAAAGTAATAACAGCATTTATATATGAATGGTGTCATACAAAAAAATAG
- a CDS encoding DUF3969 family protein, whose protein sequence is MKLIFQMEKQPVLEKTILLFILSIVESLKLKVVSLDEAHRYIFNLEVLELLMDRNIDDQVLELIHFGMGLEDIHHVLPEELEHTIEELKWLCIQVLSEYSMHEESEQLIEDIR, encoded by the coding sequence ATGAAACTAATATTTCAAATGGAAAAACAGCCTGTTCTTGAAAAAACAATTCTTCTTTTTATATTGAGTATTGTAGAAAGCTTGAAGTTAAAAGTTGTTTCACTCGATGAAGCTCACCGATACATATTCAATTTAGAAGTGCTTGAACTACTAATGGATCGGAACATCGATGATCAAGTACTTGAACTCATTCATTTCGGAATGGGACTTGAAGACATTCATCATGTGCTTCCTGAAGAACTTGAACATACTATCGAAGAATTAAAGTGGCTTTGCATTCAAGTGTTAAGTGAATACAGTATGCATGAAGAATCGGAACAATTAATTGAAGATATACGTTAA
- the glsA gene encoding glutaminase A, producing the protein MQCIETNNLQQLLEQVKPYTKKGNLATYIPELGNANPDDLGIAIFHKETEYIHAGNSQTLFTLQSISKVITLALALLDRGEEYVFSKVGMEPTGDPFNSIIKLETTSPSKPLNPMINAGALAITSMLTGKDNEEKMERILHFVREITDNPTINYSSKVATSELETAYLNRSLCYYMKQNGIIDCDIEELMDLYTRQCAVEVNCIDLARIGLIFAMDGYDPYKKKQIIPKHITKICKTFMVTCGMYNESGEFAIRVGIPAKSGVAGGIFGCVKGEMGIGIFGPALDANGNSIAGFKILELLSAQEGWSIF; encoded by the coding sequence ATGCAGTGCATTGAAACAAACAACTTACAACAGTTGTTAGAACAAGTAAAACCATATACGAAAAAAGGAAATCTTGCTACTTATATCCCCGAACTAGGAAATGCAAATCCAGATGATTTAGGGATTGCCATTTTCCATAAAGAAACAGAATACATCCATGCTGGCAACTCACAAACACTATTTACTCTTCAAAGTATTTCAAAAGTAATTACACTTGCACTTGCCCTTTTAGATCGTGGTGAAGAATATGTATTTTCTAAAGTTGGAATGGAACCGACTGGTGATCCATTTAATTCTATTATTAAGTTAGAAACGACAAGTCCTTCTAAGCCGCTTAATCCAATGATTAATGCAGGAGCACTAGCTATTACAAGTATGTTAACAGGAAAAGATAATGAAGAAAAAATGGAGCGCATCCTTCATTTTGTACGTGAAATAACGGATAATCCTACTATTAATTATTCTTCTAAAGTTGCCACTTCAGAATTAGAGACAGCTTACTTAAACCGTTCACTTTGTTACTATATGAAACAAAACGGAATTATCGATTGTGACATCGAAGAACTTATGGATTTATACACTCGTCAATGTGCAGTGGAAGTAAACTGTATCGATTTAGCACGTATCGGCTTAATTTTTGCGATGGATGGATATGATCCATATAAGAAAAAACAAATTATCCCTAAACATATTACAAAAATCTGTAAAACATTTATGGTTACATGTGGTATGTATAACGAGTCTGGTGAATTTGCAATTCGTGTTGGTATTCCAGCAAAAAGTGGTGTAGCTGGTGGCATCTTCGGCTGCGTAAAAGGAGAAATGGGAATTGGTATTTTCGGACCGGCTTTAGATGCAAACGGAAATAGTATCGCTGGTTTTAAAATTCTTGAACTTCTTTCTGCTCAAGAAGGTTGGAGCATTTTTTAA
- a CDS encoding DUF1232 domain-containing protein: MPKENPNERLSILIKKLLKERALSMRQLGMHTNIDPATISRIMNGKQPPKQKHLQKFAECLQVPPQLLFDEMYPDSPHINKEKTDMYTSLDTIQQTLQSSNLFDFDYTTTRVKQELENYERYAQTTEGEKRIHESFASKLEQIDSAGPFIEQLTDMYQQFCNETTSNEERAVLGGALLYFILSTDIIPDYLFPIGYLDDAIAVELAKEKLIELKRKT, from the coding sequence ATGCCTAAAGAAAATCCAAATGAGCGGCTTAGTATATTAATAAAAAAACTTTTAAAAGAACGTGCCTTATCCATGCGCCAATTAGGAATGCATACAAATATTGATCCCGCAACAATCTCAAGAATTATGAATGGTAAACAACCGCCAAAACAAAAACATCTACAAAAATTTGCAGAATGTTTGCAAGTTCCACCTCAATTGTTATTTGATGAAATGTATCCTGATTCTCCTCACATAAATAAAGAAAAGACGGATATGTACACATCTCTTGATACCATTCAGCAAACGCTGCAATCCTCTAACTTATTCGATTTTGACTATACAACAACACGCGTAAAACAAGAACTTGAAAACTATGAACGCTATGCTCAAACAACAGAAGGTGAAAAACGTATTCATGAAAGTTTTGCAAGTAAATTAGAACAAATCGATAGCGCTGGCCCTTTTATTGAACAATTAACGGATATGTATCAACAATTTTGCAATGAGACTACTTCAAATGAGGAACGTGCGGTTCTCGGAGGCGCATTATTGTATTTCATTTTATCAACAGACATTATCCCCGATTATCTCTTTCCAATTGGCTATTTAGATGATGCAATTGCTGTTGAATTAGCGAAAGAGAAATTAATCGAACTAAAACGAAAGACATAG
- the ytaF gene encoding sporulation membrane protein YtaF, with protein MSTAGLFSIFLIGIASNLDNAGVGIAYGIRKIRISWFNNFIIAFFGFLFTLLAGFFGNWIALFISEFTANLIGAIVLGIIGVFILCQPFLSKKETVDSKDDSVLMEILRDPEKADFDGSKTISFSEAIVLGVALSINNIAGGFDAGVTNLNLWLTATISGVFSFICISGFAYVGKRFLAAYLGKWATVIAGVLLILIGIDQLL; from the coding sequence ATGAGTACGGCAGGTCTATTTTCAATTTTTTTAATCGGGATCGCTTCTAATTTAGATAATGCAGGTGTTGGGATTGCATATGGCATTCGTAAAATTCGAATTTCGTGGTTTAATAATTTTATCATTGCATTTTTTGGATTTTTATTTACTTTATTAGCTGGATTTTTTGGGAACTGGATCGCATTATTTATTTCAGAGTTTACGGCAAATTTGATTGGGGCCATTGTTTTAGGAATAATTGGAGTGTTTATTTTATGTCAGCCTTTCTTGAGTAAAAAAGAGACCGTAGACTCTAAAGATGATAGTGTACTTATGGAAATTTTACGGGATCCAGAAAAAGCAGATTTTGATGGATCTAAAACAATTAGTTTTTCTGAAGCAATTGTGTTAGGCGTTGCATTGTCTATTAATAATATCGCAGGTGGATTTGATGCTGGGGTAACAAATTTGAATCTGTGGCTTACAGCAACTATTTCTGGGGTGTTTAGTTTTATTTGTATTAGTGGTTTTGCGTATGTAGGAAAACGATTTTTAGCAGCATACTTAGGGAAATGGGCTACTGTTATTGCGGGCGTGCTATTAATTCTTATTGGAATAGATCAGTTATTGTAA
- a CDS encoding nucleotide sugar dehydrogenase yields the protein MNVSSTVAIIGLGYVGLPLAVHFAEKGHTVLGLDKDTRKIESIIKGESYIPDVSSKLLQSLLTKKKIIVNTPDQGIADFQNSDYVIVTVPTPINEQREPDLSALISASHYIQQHLQKGQTFIFESSTYPGTLEEVIIPIISQAGQKVGEDFYIGYSPERIDPANSHYSVQTIPKVISGQTEKCKQKVQELYSTTFDVVVPVSSPKVAEMCKLFENIQRLVNISLVNELNTLCESLGIDFYEALEAASTKPFGFTPYWPGPGIGGHCIPVDPLYFQWRIKKNGAISQLIEAAHVINEEMPEKIVRKVKGMVQSPASVLIVGIAYKKDVNDLRESPALPIIELLIEEGYEIEYHDPYISSAKFGDKVYQSVSLDEQVMKQAGCILILTDHSNIDWKLFKGMKRVIDTRGIVKKVSV from the coding sequence ATGAATGTTAGTAGTACAGTTGCCATTATCGGATTAGGATATGTTGGCCTTCCTTTGGCAGTTCATTTTGCAGAGAAAGGACATACGGTGCTTGGATTAGATAAAGATACTAGAAAAATAGAATCAATTATAAAAGGAGAAAGCTACATTCCAGATGTTTCTTCTAAATTGTTACAAAGTTTATTGACTAAAAAAAAAATAATAGTAAATACACCGGATCAAGGTATTGCTGATTTTCAAAATAGTGATTATGTTATTGTCACTGTTCCGACTCCAATTAATGAACAAAGAGAACCAGACTTAAGTGCCCTCATTTCAGCTTCTCATTATATACAACAACACCTTCAAAAAGGACAAACCTTCATTTTCGAAAGCTCCACATATCCAGGCACGCTTGAGGAAGTTATTATTCCAATTATTTCTCAAGCAGGTCAAAAGGTAGGAGAAGATTTCTATATCGGATATTCCCCTGAGAGAATTGATCCGGCTAATAGTCACTATTCCGTTCAAACGATTCCAAAAGTTATTAGTGGACAAACAGAAAAGTGTAAACAAAAAGTACAGGAGTTGTATAGTACTACATTTGATGTAGTTGTTCCAGTTAGTTCTCCGAAAGTAGCGGAAATGTGTAAGTTATTTGAAAATATTCAGCGCCTAGTCAATATTTCATTAGTAAATGAGTTAAACACACTATGTGAAAGTTTAGGAATTGATTTTTATGAGGCACTTGAAGCTGCATCTACAAAACCGTTTGGATTTACCCCATATTGGCCAGGGCCAGGGATAGGGGGACACTGCATTCCGGTAGACCCTTTATATTTTCAATGGAGAATAAAAAAGAATGGAGCAATTAGTCAATTAATTGAGGCGGCACATGTAATTAATGAAGAAATGCCAGAGAAAATAGTCCGGAAAGTAAAAGGCATGGTGCAATCGCCTGCATCAGTTTTAATTGTAGGAATTGCGTATAAGAAAGATGTAAATGACTTAAGAGAATCACCAGCGTTGCCAATTATTGAATTGTTAATAGAAGAAGGATATGAGATAGAATATCATGATCCATATATTTCTTCTGCAAAATTTGGAGATAAGGTGTACCAATCTGTTTCTTTGGATGAACAAGTCATGAAACAAGCGGGTTGTATTTTAATTTTAACTGATCACTCTAATATCGATTGGAAGCTTTTTAAAGGAATGAAGCGAGTAATAGATACACGTGGAATTGTAAAGAAGGTGAGTGTATGA
- the nagE gene encoding N-acetylglucosamine-specific PTS transporter subunit IIBC encodes MLQFLQRIGKALMLPIAVLPAAGLLLRLGQPDVFDIPVMAQAGAAVFDNLALIFAIGIAIGLSVDGSGAAGLAGAIGYLVMKNSIDALSKGYSTVELQDKLGKVQDLIGNSANVDPSKLADTMTQVSKAAELSTKVDMKVLGGILVGVIAGLLYNKFHKIKLPEWLGFFAGKRFVPIVTSVVMLLLGILFAQIWPAIQNAIDALAHGIVNLGAVGSGLFGLLNRLLIPIGLHHVMNTYFWFVLGDFTNAAGNVVNGDIARFLAGDKTAGMFMTGFFPVMMFGLPAACFAMIAAAKPEKRKMVTGMLGGLALTSFLTGITEPIEFSFMFLSPVLYGIHAVLTGLSLFITTTLGIHDGFTFSAGAIDYFLNFGIATKPVLLAGVGLIYAVIYFVVFYFLIKKFDLKTPGREDEEELAEGEEAPVAGSIGETYVAALGGKENLTVIDNCATRLRLQVKDAGQVNEAALKRAGAKGVMKLSNTSVQVIVGTNVESVADDMKKHV; translated from the coding sequence ATGTTGCAGTTTCTACAACGTATTGGTAAAGCATTAATGCTTCCAATCGCCGTACTACCAGCAGCAGGATTATTGCTTCGTTTAGGGCAACCAGATGTATTTGATATTCCTGTTATGGCACAGGCCGGTGCAGCAGTTTTTGATAATTTAGCACTTATTTTTGCAATTGGTATTGCAATCGGTCTTTCAGTTGATGGTAGTGGTGCAGCAGGTCTTGCAGGTGCAATTGGTTATCTAGTTATGAAAAACAGTATTGATGCACTTAGTAAGGGATATTCTACTGTAGAATTACAAGATAAATTAGGCAAAGTCCAAGATTTAATAGGTAATAGCGCTAATGTAGATCCATCTAAGCTTGCAGATACAATGACACAAGTATCTAAGGCAGCCGAATTATCGACTAAAGTGGATATGAAAGTTTTAGGTGGTATTCTTGTCGGTGTTATAGCAGGACTTCTTTATAATAAATTCCATAAGATTAAACTTCCAGAATGGTTAGGGTTCTTTGCTGGAAAACGTTTCGTTCCGATTGTTACATCGGTTGTGATGCTACTATTAGGAATTCTATTCGCACAAATTTGGCCAGCAATTCAAAATGCTATCGATGCATTAGCTCATGGAATTGTTAATTTAGGGGCAGTTGGCTCAGGGCTATTTGGTTTATTAAACCGTCTATTAATTCCAATTGGTTTGCACCATGTAATGAACACATACTTCTGGTTCGTACTTGGTGACTTTACAAATGCAGCAGGTAATGTTGTAAATGGTGATATTGCTCGCTTCCTTGCAGGAGATAAAACAGCGGGTATGTTTATGACTGGTTTCTTCCCAGTTATGATGTTCGGTTTACCAGCAGCATGTTTCGCAATGATTGCGGCTGCTAAACCAGAAAAACGTAAAATGGTTACAGGTATGTTAGGTGGTCTAGCATTAACTTCATTCTTAACTGGTATTACAGAACCAATTGAATTCTCATTCATGTTCTTATCACCAGTATTATATGGAATTCATGCTGTATTAACAGGTCTGTCTCTATTCATTACAACAACTCTTGGCATTCATGATGGTTTCACATTTAGTGCCGGTGCAATCGATTATTTCTTAAACTTCGGTATTGCAACAAAACCAGTATTACTAGCAGGAGTCGGTTTAATTTACGCAGTAATTTACTTCGTTGTATTCTACTTCTTAATTAAGAAGTTCGATTTAAAAACTCCTGGTCGTGAAGATGAAGAGGAACTAGCTGAAGGTGAAGAAGCTCCAGTTGCAGGTTCAATTGGTGAAACTTACGTAGCAGCTTTAGGTGGAAAAGAAAACTTAACAGTTATTGATAACTGTGCAACACGTTTACGTTTACAAGTGAAAGATGCTGGTCAAGTAAATGAAGCAGCATTAAAACGTGCTGGTGCAAAAGGTGTTATGAAATTAAGTAACACGAGTGTCCAAGTTATCGTAGGTACAAATGTTGAATCTGTTGCCGATGATATGAAAAAACACGTATAA
- a CDS encoding serine hydrolase domain-containing protein, whose translation MDQEKNNANGKARQPIVYIKRTIILVLLFSVVYFMYTKIVADNKKEETLKAAAEMKKQEELKKKEEKKKQEAQKQKEQEEQVKQVQAVEKPAEGPPQEINENAQLDQYLQNTGFSGTAVIVKNGKVLLNKGYGMASKEKQVPNNSETTFYIGSISKAFVATAIMQLKDQHKLNVEDTVAKYIPDFPQGNGIQLKHLLTHTSGIPEYEQGTEDISHEELIKRIGKQKRIGSPGEKWKYSDSNYSILAYIAEKVSGQPLEEYIKQHIFATAGMKHSGFGKALEQTRFPSTGYKIVNNNMTTPNIPSMSQLYGCGDIYTSAHDLYLFNEALFSGKLISKESYDQMFTAVKKDYGFGWYVDPGSYSNHGVMPGWNCLNGFSKNGSVYVVLLSNIQNNIKSFGKVNNDIYTMLRNIEV comes from the coding sequence ATGGATCAGGAAAAAAATAATGCGAATGGGAAAGCACGTCAGCCGATTGTATACATAAAAAGAACAATCATTCTCGTCTTACTATTTTCAGTTGTATATTTCATGTATACAAAAATTGTTGCGGATAATAAGAAAGAAGAAACTTTAAAAGCAGCAGCAGAAATGAAGAAACAAGAAGAGCTAAAAAAGAAAGAAGAAAAAAAGAAGCAAGAAGCACAAAAACAAAAAGAGCAGGAAGAACAAGTGAAGCAAGTACAAGCTGTAGAAAAGCCTGCTGAGGGACCACCTCAAGAAATTAATGAAAACGCTCAATTAGATCAATATTTACAAAACACAGGATTTAGCGGGACAGCTGTTATTGTGAAGAATGGAAAAGTTCTTTTGAATAAAGGGTACGGCATGGCGAGCAAAGAGAAACAAGTACCGAACAATTCAGAGACAACTTTTTATATTGGTTCTATTTCAAAGGCATTTGTAGCGACTGCAATTATGCAATTAAAAGATCAACATAAATTAAACGTAGAGGATACGGTTGCAAAGTATATTCCAGATTTCCCTCAAGGTAATGGTATTCAGTTAAAACATTTACTAACACATACATCAGGAATTCCAGAGTATGAGCAGGGAACAGAGGATATTTCTCATGAAGAATTGATAAAACGAATAGGAAAGCAAAAGCGTATTGGGAGTCCAGGAGAGAAATGGAAATATTCCGATTCGAACTATTCTATACTCGCTTACATCGCTGAGAAGGTAAGTGGACAACCGTTAGAAGAATATATTAAACAACATATTTTTGCTACTGCTGGTATGAAACATTCTGGTTTCGGTAAAGCGTTAGAGCAAACAAGGTTCCCGTCGACAGGTTATAAAATAGTAAATAACAATATGACAACACCTAATATTCCAAGTATGTCACAACTATATGGTTGTGGTGATATATATACAAGTGCACATGATTTATATTTATTTAATGAAGCGCTCTTCTCTGGGAAGTTAATTTCAAAAGAAAGCTATGATCAAATGTTTACGGCTGTGAAAAAGGATTACGGATTTGGTTGGTATGTAGACCCGGGAAGTTATTCGAATCACGGTGTAATGCCAGGATGGAATTGTTTAAATGGATTTAGTAAAAACGGAAGTGTGTATGTCGTTTTATTATCTAACATTCAAAATAACATTAAATCGTTTGGTAAAGTGAATAACGATATTTATACGATGTTGCGAAATATTGAAGTGTAA
- a CDS encoding sugar ABC transporter ATP-binding protein, translating into MSIHKHHARNAKRIFWVSIIVWIIVAIALLMEYKKGTLFTSEKENLKLLGVVLPAFGLLIYSFMEKRRSKMLKQENYNIETSELFEQQKFVVRKEVGIFQVITYFGLDGNTVGFLKEEYDFVIQRVWQALLSFLFRGLHKQQLYLYNHSGERLLRVQKKMGVRNAYIFSNIDGKKIGELKQILSLTKWEWIFLGVDGQEFGKVTGDLSATMQKIDWRDGTHIDVKEDGIPLEAVKYFSASGGSLVTASISEQAELPRAVYYSVSVIVTIKN; encoded by the coding sequence ATGAGTATACATAAGCATCACGCACGTAATGCGAAACGAATTTTTTGGGTATCTATCATTGTATGGATTATCGTTGCAATTGCATTGTTGATGGAATATAAAAAAGGGACGCTATTCACTTCGGAGAAAGAAAATCTGAAATTATTAGGTGTTGTACTACCGGCATTTGGATTATTAATATATAGCTTTATGGAAAAACGAAGATCAAAAATGCTTAAACAGGAAAATTATAATATAGAGACTTCTGAATTATTTGAGCAACAAAAATTTGTTGTTCGTAAAGAGGTAGGGATATTTCAAGTAATAACATATTTTGGATTAGACGGAAATACAGTAGGGTTTTTAAAAGAAGAGTATGATTTTGTTATTCAACGTGTATGGCAAGCTTTACTTTCTTTTCTTTTTAGGGGATTACATAAGCAACAACTTTATTTATATAATCACTCGGGAGAAAGATTGTTGCGTGTTCAAAAGAAGATGGGAGTACGCAACGCCTATATTTTTTCTAATATAGATGGAAAGAAAATTGGAGAGTTAAAACAAATACTAAGTTTAACAAAGTGGGAATGGATTTTTTTAGGGGTGGATGGTCAAGAATTTGGTAAAGTGACTGGGGACCTTTCAGCAACAATGCAGAAAATAGATTGGCGGGATGGAACACACATAGATGTGAAAGAAGACGGTATTCCGTTAGAAGCTGTTAAGTATTTTTCGGCAAGCGGAGGGTCTCTTGTTACAGCTTCTATAAGTGAACAGGCAGAATTACCACGAGCAGTTTATTACAGTGTCTCTGTGATAGTTACAATTAAAAATTAA
- a CDS encoding glycosyltransferase family 2 protein, producing MFAWKGKSDTNMRVSVVIPAHNEASTLSQVLVEVEKLEPYEIIVVDNGSTDGTKEIALQHHCHVIYYHYSLGNDVGRAIGAREAKGDIVLFLDGDIVIDNKELQRFIKGIQQGHQIVVNNLTWSVYLKMRPHYTTVGKCMLNRYLNKKELVVGSLIAIPHAMSKEVIQKFGWWNLADPTLFQAMAMSRGVDIADMASVDVIHTNKVRPVHTGTSPGSPYPKATSRIMGDHLRALQYVIEIYGKRGGFSEGSRDRGFIGKYKPVVLQKKKAKYSAIIPVSEEKMTIRSVIQEVKKAGVDEIIVVANGADMETIKQAKLENVIVIEFGEALGHNVARAIGSMHATADICLFVDGDFVIPGKKLIPFLHAIEDGHDVALNDLQCLLDMFHPADPISMGKYFVNLIAKRPDLWNNSLTAVPHAMHKKVIEKIGYDSLIIPPLAQMKAILEGFSITAVEFVDVIKTNRVRPEQHGFVNGRIPAFDRIFGDQIEAIAYLLQSTDERGSFTDGERDRNIIQQLRKEEENTDEC from the coding sequence ATGTTCGCTTGGAAGGGTAAGAGTGATACAAATATGAGAGTATCAGTTGTTATTCCAGCGCATAATGAAGCGAGTACTTTATCACAAGTTTTAGTAGAAGTGGAGAAGCTCGAACCTTATGAAATTATCGTAGTTGATAATGGATCGACAGATGGGACAAAAGAAATAGCGTTACAACATCATTGCCATGTCATTTATTATCACTATTCTCTTGGCAATGATGTTGGACGGGCAATCGGAGCAAGAGAAGCGAAAGGTGACATCGTTTTGTTTTTAGATGGTGACATCGTCATTGATAACAAAGAGTTGCAACGTTTCATAAAAGGAATTCAACAAGGCCACCAAATTGTTGTGAATAATTTAACATGGTCCGTTTATTTAAAGATGAGACCGCATTATACGACAGTTGGCAAATGTATGTTGAATCGCTATTTGAATAAAAAGGAGCTTGTTGTTGGATCTTTAATCGCAATTCCACATGCAATGAGTAAGGAAGTTATTCAGAAATTTGGTTGGTGGAATTTAGCGGATCCAACACTATTTCAAGCGATGGCGATGTCTAGAGGAGTAGATATTGCCGATATGGCTTCGGTCGATGTCATTCATACAAATAAAGTGCGTCCTGTGCACACTGGTACATCACCCGGTTCTCCTTATCCGAAAGCGACTAGTCGTATTATGGGAGATCATTTACGTGCTTTGCAATACGTAATCGAAATATATGGTAAACGTGGTGGCTTTTCGGAAGGAAGTAGGGATAGAGGGTTTATAGGAAAGTATAAACCAGTTGTATTACAAAAGAAAAAAGCGAAATATAGTGCTATTATCCCAGTATCAGAAGAGAAAATGACTATAAGATCTGTTATACAAGAAGTAAAAAAAGCAGGTGTAGATGAAATTATAGTAGTTGCGAATGGCGCTGATATGGAGACAATTAAACAAGCAAAGCTAGAGAATGTTATCGTTATTGAATTCGGGGAAGCACTTGGTCATAATGTGGCCCGAGCGATAGGATCTATGCATGCCACGGCCGATATTTGTTTATTTGTTGATGGTGATTTTGTTATTCCGGGAAAAAAACTAATTCCATTTTTACATGCTATTGAAGATGGACATGATGTGGCATTAAATGATTTACAGTGTTTATTAGATATGTTCCATCCAGCAGATCCAATTAGCATGGGAAAATATTTTGTGAATTTGATAGCGAAACGACCAGATTTATGGAACAACTCATTAACGGCAGTACCACATGCTATGCATAAAAAGGTAATAGAGAAAATCGGATATGATTCTCTTATCATTCCACCATTAGCTCAAATGAAAGCTATTTTGGAGGGGTTCTCTATTACAGCAGTAGAATTTGTAGATGTTATAAAAACAAATCGAGTGCGCCCAGAGCAACATGGATTTGTAAATGGGCGTATTCCAGCATTTGACCGTATTTTCGGTGATCAAATTGAAGCAATTGCATATTTATTGCAATCCACAGACGAGCGCGGGAGTTTTACAGATGGAGAGCGGGATAGAAATATAATTCAACAATTGAGAAAGGAAGAAGAGAATACAGATGAATGTTAG